In one window of Drosophila innubila isolate TH190305 chromosome 2L unlocalized genomic scaffold, UK_Dinn_1.0 4_B_2L, whole genome shotgun sequence DNA:
- the LOC117781308 gene encoding uncharacterized protein LOC117781308, which produces MELLRHCFFSLLLTISCALAEYMILVDQFNFVPEDRKLIISQSSFVEQDANRSYLSGHLVFSRSLNDIKLFTSMDIARPNFPRVRLFDKKLDVCSFFTNDYRSKFVRQIYNNYISYLNVVPSCPLKAHFNYSLHRGYVDDRYLPDFLPDCSFFIKFEFLYKSNQWPT; this is translated from the exons ATGGAACTGTTACGGCATTGCTTCTTTTCCCTTCTGTTAACCATCAGCTGCGCGCTGGCCGAATATATGATACTTGTGGATCAGTTTAATTTTGTGCCCGAGGATCGTAAGCTAATCATTTCCCAGAGCTCCTTTGTTGAGCAGGACGCAAATCGAAGCTATCTGTCTGGGCATTTGGTATTCAGTAGATCACtaaatgatattaaattatttacctCGATGGATATAGCACGGCCAAACTTTCCACGAGTACGCCTTTTCGACAAAAAACTGGATGTATGTTCGTTTTTTACCAACGACTATCGAAGCAAGTTTGTTCGACAGATTTACAACAATTACATATCATATCTCAATGTGGTCCCTTCTTGTCCCCTTAAAGCA cACTTTAATTATAGCCTTCATCGTGGCTACGTGGATGATCGTTATCTTCCCGATTTTCTACCCGACTGCAGCTTCTTTATAAAGTTCGAGTTTTTGTACAAGTCGAATCAGTGGCCCACATGA